From a region of the Falco peregrinus isolate bFalPer1 chromosome 5, bFalPer1.pri, whole genome shotgun sequence genome:
- the GDE1 gene encoding glycerophosphodiester phosphodiesterase 1 isoform X1, with protein sequence MLCHGEGLLSSLTALLGAALALSRSPALACLLTAGLYLVLHLFSLEPAAPQSAQRVLRPRGTAARIAHRGGAHDAPENTLAAIRQAAENGATGVELDLEFTADGVPILMHDETVERTTDGSGRLCDMTFDEIRKLNPSAKHRLRSKFQGEKVPTLREAVVESMHHNLIIYFDVKGHANQAVDALKQLYLEFPRLYNSSIVCSFMPDVVYKMRQADRNVVTALTHRPWQMSHFGDGTPRFNSSWKHYLYMMMDVVLDWSLHSFLWRLCGVSAFLIQKNFVSQDYVRHWSSKGIQVVAWTVNTFAEKSYYESILESSYITDSLVEDCDPHY encoded by the exons CACGGGGAGGGCCTGCTGAGCTCCCTCACGGCGCTGCTGGGAGCGGCGCTGGCGCTGAGCCGCAGCCCGGCGCTGGCCTGCCTGCTGACGGCCGGCCTCTACCTGGTGCTTCACCTCTTCAGCCTGGAGCCCGCCGCGCCTCAGAGCGCCCAGCGCGTCCTGCGGCCCCGCGGCACCGCCGCGCGCATCGCCCACCGCGGCGGCGCGCACGACGCGCCCGAGAACACGCTGGCGGCCATCCGACAG gcagctGAGAATGGAGCAACGGGTGTTGAGCTGGATCTTGAATTTACTGCAGATGGTGTTCCCATTCTAATGCATGATGAAACAGTAGAAAGGACAACTGATGGGTCTGGAAGATTGTGTGACATGACTTTTGATGAAATTAGGAAGCTTAATCCATCTGCAAAACATAGGCTACG GAGCAAATTCCAAGGTGAAAAGGTGCCAACTCTGAGAGAAGCTGTTGTGGAGTCTATGCATCACAATCTCATTATCTACTTTGATGTCAAAGGCCATGCAAATCAG GCCGTTGACGCCCTGAAACAACTCTACCTGGAATTTCCACGTTTGTATAACAGCAGCATAGTCTGCTCTTTCATGCCAGATGTTGTTTATAAG ATGAGACAAGCTGACAGAAATGTTGTAACAGCACTAACACACAGGCCTTGGCAGATGAGCCATTTTGGAGATGGGACACCCCGTTTCAATTCCTCCTGGAAACATTACTTGTATATGATGATGGATGTCGTTCTGGATTGGAGCCTACACAGTTTCTTGTGGCGACTGTGTGGGGTTTCAGCTTTCCTCATACAGAAGAATTTTGTTTCTCA GGACTACGTGAGGCACTGGTCTTCCAAAGGAATTCAAGTGGTTGCCTGGACAGTGAacacatttgcagaaaaaagcTACTATGAAAGCATCCTTGAATCCAGCTATATCACCGACAGCTTGGTGGAAGACTGCGATCCCCATTACTAA
- the TMC5 gene encoding transmembrane channel-like protein 5 isoform X2, which yields MSYHYNEAFENPDYHFSETLEIDRRRSSQKNLSSHQTSYDSSLHGSYGEHSGRGQNYPVAIPMTSMRHGSEYSRDLPRVNVLSRSQYENSTDNFSFEPEPELAYSLPSTFHLLDRPYPHGFSNVSEGFIQRHNRRPSDEISVTSSSPFEMDPVCREEKDLVGNLASMSTSERIKAIQKMPETMKKKREIRNKVLKEITKKTRHHSTRLSRCTQCLQGTAVLFRRFGNSLSEYSHLLQLWHKTLKIIGAKFGTSVLSYFIFLKWLLTFNMFSFLINFSFITIPQFFAAEPNNLSFTGLELFTGAGYFQQTVLYYGFYTNATISKIENGPPYNMQLAYIFTVGIYFVICFLILLFSMAKSFCRNFINPQTYSGNASKLLCTWDFNITNEKAVKLKQKNLSTQIKEGLTEVNQEVLYFSVTERVERIVIHLVSWVASLGTAVAACAGVYFLSINNLKLFVKGHKNDLEGQAAMLVLPVVASLLNAFIPFFYSWLGHLERFQTPGYQIYIAITRNIILKISIVGILCYYWLNIVATSESQCWETLVGQDIYRLVLVDFAFCLLGSFFGEFLRRIIGTTVCVSLGLPEFDIGRNVLDLIYAQTLTWIGILFSPLLPGIQMISFSIVFYVKKVSLMMNCQPPRKVWRTAQMTTSFMFLLFFPSFLGVLSVIGVTVWRLKPSEGCGPFRGLSSMYAAVSEWIKILENYTASKWVVWIYHNLITSELFFFILSVIILIITYLYWQIIEGRKTMTKLLRKQIINEGKDKIFLLEVLRVLQRANQITSVARGQGQQYPRAAGILRGTGFPLDAEPSQPSSRSGMSEAVALALRAREAAQREDEDGDKDF from the exons ATGTCTTACCATTACAATGAAGCCTTTGAAAATCCAGACTACCACTTCTCAGAGACACTGGAAATTGATAGAAG GAGGAGTTCTCAAAAGAATCTGTCCTCTCACCAAACCTCTTATGATTCCTCACTACACGGTTCGTATGGAGAACACAGCGGAAGAGGACAGAATTACCCTGTGGCCATACCAATGACCTCCATGAGACATGGCTCTGAATACAGCAGAGATTTACCAAGAGTTAATGTCTTAAGCAGAAGTCAGTATGAAAATTCCACGG ataatttttcctttgagcCTGAGCCGGAACTGGCATACAGCCTACCTTCTACCTTCCATCTGCTGGACCGCCCCTATCCCCACGGGTTTTCCAATGTGTCAGAAG GCTTTATTCAGAGACACAACAGAAGACCATCTGATGAGATCTCCGTGACTTCTTCCAGCCCGTTTGAAATGGATCCAGTGTGCAGAGAAG AGAAAGATTTAGTTGGAAATCTTGCAAGTATGTCCACCAGTGAAAGGATTAAAGCAATTCAGAAGATGCCagaaaccatgaaaaaaaagagagagatcag aaataaagttcttaaagaaataacaaaaaagacaaGGCACCACAGTACTCGGCTTTCCCGCTGTACACAGTGTCTGCAGGGAACAGCAGTG TTGTTTCGGCGATTTGGAAATAGCTTGTCAGAATATTCTCACTTACTGCAGTTATGGCACAAGACTCTGAAGATCATTGGTGCCAAGTTTGGAACAAGtgttctttcttattttattttcttgaagtgGCTGCTAACTTTCAACATGTTCTCATTCCTCATAAACTTCAGTTTCATCACAATTCCTCAGTTTTTTGCAGCAGAACCAAATAACCTTTCCTTCACGGGTCTGGAGCTCTTCACTGGAGCT GGTTATTTTCAACAAACAGTACTGTACTACGGCTTTTATACCAATGCTACAATAAGTAAAATAGAGAACGGTCCACCTTACAACATGCAGCTGGCCTATATTTTCACTGTTGGAATATATTTTGTCATCTGTTTTCTTATCTTATTGTTCAG CATGGCAAAATCCTTCTGCAGGAACTTCATTAACCCTCAGACATACTCTGGAAATGCTAGCAAACTTCTCTGCACTTGGGACTTCAATATAACTAATGAAAAAGCTGTgaagctgaaacaaaagaatCTCAGCACACAAATAAAG GAAGGCCTCACTGAAGTAAACCAAGAAGttctatatttttctgtaacagagaGAGTTGAGCGTATTGTTATTCATCTTGTTTCTTGGGTTGCTTCCCTGGGAACAGCAGTAGCTGCTTGTGCTGGTGTTTACTTCCTTTCCATTAATAACTTAAAG CTGTTTGTGAAAGGGCATAAAAATGACCTAGAGGGCCAAGCTGCCATGTTGGTGCTACCTGTTGTTGCATCTCTCCTCAACGCATTCATCCCGTTCTTCTACTCGTGGCTTGGACACCTGGAGAGATTTCAGACTCCTGGATACCAGATATACATCGCTATTACCAG aaatatCATCCTGAAAATATCGATTGTTGGAATACTGTGCTACTACTGGCTTAACATTGTGGCTACATCGGAGTCACAG TGCTGGGAAACCTTGGTTGGCCAAGATATCTATCGTCTTGTTCTAGTtgactttgcattttgtttgcttggctCTTTCTTTGGAGAGTTTTTACGAAG aatTATTGGAACGACGGTCTGTGTGAGCCTGGGGCTGCCAGAATTTGATATTGGACGAAATGTTTTAGATTTGATCTATGCACAGACTTTGACCTG GATCGGTATCCTCTTCTCACCTCTGCTGCCTGGTATTCAGATGATATCATTTTCTATAGTATTTTATGTGAAAAAG GTCAGTCTGATGATGAATTGCCAACCCCCTCGCAAAGTCTGGAGAACTGCTCAAATGACAACATCCTTCATGTTCCTactgtttttcccttccttccttggAGTCCTGTCTGTCATTGGAGTCACTGTCTGGAG ATTAAAACCTTCAGAAGGATGTGGTCCTTTCCGAGGTTTGTCTTCTATGTATGCTGCAGTCTCTGAGTGgataaaaatactggaaaattacACTGCCTCCAAATGGGTAGTGTGGATCTACCATAACTTAATTACAAGtgaacttttcttcttcatcctctcTGTTATTATTCT aattattaCTTATCTTTACTGGCAAATAATAGAAGGAAGAAAGACCATGACCAAACTCTTACGTAAACAAATTATTAAT GAAgggaaagacaaaatatttttacttgaaGTACTACGGGTGCTGCAAAGGGCAAATCAAATCACATCTGTGGCAAGAGGACAAGGCCAGCAG tatccCCGTGCTGCTGGGATCTTGAGGGGGACTGGCTTCCCGCTAG ATGCagagccatcccagcccagcagcaggtcaGGCATGTCTGAGGCCGTGGCACTCGCTCTGCGTGCTAGAGAAGCAGCTCAGCGGGAAGACGAAGATGGTGACAAAGATTTCTGA
- the TMC5 gene encoding transmembrane channel-like protein 5 isoform X3, translated as MSYHYNEAFENPDYHFSETLEIDRRRSSQKNLSSHQTSYDSSLHGSYGEHSGRGQNYPVAIPMTSMRHGSEYSRDLPRVNVLSRSQYENSTDNFSFEPEPELAYSLPSTFHLLDRPYPHGFSNVSEGFIQRHNRRPSDEISVTSSSPFEMDPVCREEKDLVGNLASMSTSERIKAIQKMPETMKKKREIRNKVLKEITKKTRHHSTRLSRCTQCLQGTAVLFRRFGNSLSEYSHLLQLWHKTLKIIGAKFGTSVLSYFIFLKWLLTFNMFSFLINFSFITIPQFFAAEPNNLSFTGLELFTGAGYFQQTVLYYGFYTNATISKIENGPPYNMQLAYIFTVGIYFVICFLILLFSMAKSFCRNFINPQTYSGNASKLLCTWDFNITNEKAVKLKQKNLSTQIKEGLTEVNQEVLYFSVTERVERIVIHLVSWVASLGTAVAACAGVYFLSINNLKLFVKGHKNDLEGQAAMLVLPVVASLLNAFIPFFYSWLGHLERFQTPGYQIYIAITRNIILKISIVGILCYYWLNIVATSESQCWETLVGQDIYRLVLVDFAFCLLGSFFGEFLRRIITYLYWQIIEGRKTMTKLLRKQIINEGKDKIFLLEVLRVLQRANQITSVARGQGQQSSSSFQLHRQPGQLVPGYPTRAPERHENAPYGEYPRAAGILRGTGFPLDAEPSQPSSRSGMSEAVALALRAREAAQREDEDGDKDF; from the exons ATGTCTTACCATTACAATGAAGCCTTTGAAAATCCAGACTACCACTTCTCAGAGACACTGGAAATTGATAGAAG GAGGAGTTCTCAAAAGAATCTGTCCTCTCACCAAACCTCTTATGATTCCTCACTACACGGTTCGTATGGAGAACACAGCGGAAGAGGACAGAATTACCCTGTGGCCATACCAATGACCTCCATGAGACATGGCTCTGAATACAGCAGAGATTTACCAAGAGTTAATGTCTTAAGCAGAAGTCAGTATGAAAATTCCACGG ataatttttcctttgagcCTGAGCCGGAACTGGCATACAGCCTACCTTCTACCTTCCATCTGCTGGACCGCCCCTATCCCCACGGGTTTTCCAATGTGTCAGAAG GCTTTATTCAGAGACACAACAGAAGACCATCTGATGAGATCTCCGTGACTTCTTCCAGCCCGTTTGAAATGGATCCAGTGTGCAGAGAAG AGAAAGATTTAGTTGGAAATCTTGCAAGTATGTCCACCAGTGAAAGGATTAAAGCAATTCAGAAGATGCCagaaaccatgaaaaaaaagagagagatcag aaataaagttcttaaagaaataacaaaaaagacaaGGCACCACAGTACTCGGCTTTCCCGCTGTACACAGTGTCTGCAGGGAACAGCAGTG TTGTTTCGGCGATTTGGAAATAGCTTGTCAGAATATTCTCACTTACTGCAGTTATGGCACAAGACTCTGAAGATCATTGGTGCCAAGTTTGGAACAAGtgttctttcttattttattttcttgaagtgGCTGCTAACTTTCAACATGTTCTCATTCCTCATAAACTTCAGTTTCATCACAATTCCTCAGTTTTTTGCAGCAGAACCAAATAACCTTTCCTTCACGGGTCTGGAGCTCTTCACTGGAGCT GGTTATTTTCAACAAACAGTACTGTACTACGGCTTTTATACCAATGCTACAATAAGTAAAATAGAGAACGGTCCACCTTACAACATGCAGCTGGCCTATATTTTCACTGTTGGAATATATTTTGTCATCTGTTTTCTTATCTTATTGTTCAG CATGGCAAAATCCTTCTGCAGGAACTTCATTAACCCTCAGACATACTCTGGAAATGCTAGCAAACTTCTCTGCACTTGGGACTTCAATATAACTAATGAAAAAGCTGTgaagctgaaacaaaagaatCTCAGCACACAAATAAAG GAAGGCCTCACTGAAGTAAACCAAGAAGttctatatttttctgtaacagagaGAGTTGAGCGTATTGTTATTCATCTTGTTTCTTGGGTTGCTTCCCTGGGAACAGCAGTAGCTGCTTGTGCTGGTGTTTACTTCCTTTCCATTAATAACTTAAAG CTGTTTGTGAAAGGGCATAAAAATGACCTAGAGGGCCAAGCTGCCATGTTGGTGCTACCTGTTGTTGCATCTCTCCTCAACGCATTCATCCCGTTCTTCTACTCGTGGCTTGGACACCTGGAGAGATTTCAGACTCCTGGATACCAGATATACATCGCTATTACCAG aaatatCATCCTGAAAATATCGATTGTTGGAATACTGTGCTACTACTGGCTTAACATTGTGGCTACATCGGAGTCACAG TGCTGGGAAACCTTGGTTGGCCAAGATATCTATCGTCTTGTTCTAGTtgactttgcattttgtttgcttggctCTTTCTTTGGAGAGTTTTTACGAAG aattattaCTTATCTTTACTGGCAAATAATAGAAGGAAGAAAGACCATGACCAAACTCTTACGTAAACAAATTATTAAT GAAgggaaagacaaaatatttttacttgaaGTACTACGGGTGCTGCAAAGGGCAAATCAAATCACATCTGTGGCAAGAGGACAAGGCCAGCAG AGCAGCTCTTCGTTccagctgcacaggcagcctgGCCAGCTGGTGCCAGGCTACCCCACGAGGGCACCTGAACGACATGAAAATGCACCCTATGGCGAG tatccCCGTGCTGCTGGGATCTTGAGGGGGACTGGCTTCCCGCTAG ATGCagagccatcccagcccagcagcaggtcaGGCATGTCTGAGGCCGTGGCACTCGCTCTGCGTGCTAGAGAAGCAGCTCAGCGGGAAGACGAAGATGGTGACAAAGATTTCTGA
- the TMC5 gene encoding transmembrane channel-like protein 5 isoform X1: protein MSYHYNEAFENPDYHFSETLEIDRRRSSQKNLSSHQTSYDSSLHGSYGEHSGRGQNYPVAIPMTSMRHGSEYSRDLPRVNVLSRSQYENSTDNFSFEPEPELAYSLPSTFHLLDRPYPHGFSNVSEGFIQRHNRRPSDEISVTSSSPFEMDPVCREEKDLVGNLASMSTSERIKAIQKMPETMKKKREIRNKVLKEITKKTRHHSTRLSRCTQCLQGTAVLFRRFGNSLSEYSHLLQLWHKTLKIIGAKFGTSVLSYFIFLKWLLTFNMFSFLINFSFITIPQFFAAEPNNLSFTGLELFTGAGYFQQTVLYYGFYTNATISKIENGPPYNMQLAYIFTVGIYFVICFLILLFSMAKSFCRNFINPQTYSGNASKLLCTWDFNITNEKAVKLKQKNLSTQIKEGLTEVNQEVLYFSVTERVERIVIHLVSWVASLGTAVAACAGVYFLSINNLKLFVKGHKNDLEGQAAMLVLPVVASLLNAFIPFFYSWLGHLERFQTPGYQIYIAITRNIILKISIVGILCYYWLNIVATSESQCWETLVGQDIYRLVLVDFAFCLLGSFFGEFLRRIIGTTVCVSLGLPEFDIGRNVLDLIYAQTLTWIGILFSPLLPGIQMISFSIVFYVKKVSLMMNCQPPRKVWRTAQMTTSFMFLLFFPSFLGVLSVIGVTVWRLKPSEGCGPFRGLSSMYAAVSEWIKILENYTASKWVVWIYHNLITSELFFFILSVIILIITYLYWQIIEGRKTMTKLLRKQIINEGKDKIFLLEVLRVLQRANQITSVARGQGQQSSSSFQLHRQPGQLVPGYPTRAPERHENAPYGEYPRAAGILRGTGFPLDAEPSQPSSRSGMSEAVALALRAREAAQREDEDGDKDF from the exons ATGTCTTACCATTACAATGAAGCCTTTGAAAATCCAGACTACCACTTCTCAGAGACACTGGAAATTGATAGAAG GAGGAGTTCTCAAAAGAATCTGTCCTCTCACCAAACCTCTTATGATTCCTCACTACACGGTTCGTATGGAGAACACAGCGGAAGAGGACAGAATTACCCTGTGGCCATACCAATGACCTCCATGAGACATGGCTCTGAATACAGCAGAGATTTACCAAGAGTTAATGTCTTAAGCAGAAGTCAGTATGAAAATTCCACGG ataatttttcctttgagcCTGAGCCGGAACTGGCATACAGCCTACCTTCTACCTTCCATCTGCTGGACCGCCCCTATCCCCACGGGTTTTCCAATGTGTCAGAAG GCTTTATTCAGAGACACAACAGAAGACCATCTGATGAGATCTCCGTGACTTCTTCCAGCCCGTTTGAAATGGATCCAGTGTGCAGAGAAG AGAAAGATTTAGTTGGAAATCTTGCAAGTATGTCCACCAGTGAAAGGATTAAAGCAATTCAGAAGATGCCagaaaccatgaaaaaaaagagagagatcag aaataaagttcttaaagaaataacaaaaaagacaaGGCACCACAGTACTCGGCTTTCCCGCTGTACACAGTGTCTGCAGGGAACAGCAGTG TTGTTTCGGCGATTTGGAAATAGCTTGTCAGAATATTCTCACTTACTGCAGTTATGGCACAAGACTCTGAAGATCATTGGTGCCAAGTTTGGAACAAGtgttctttcttattttattttcttgaagtgGCTGCTAACTTTCAACATGTTCTCATTCCTCATAAACTTCAGTTTCATCACAATTCCTCAGTTTTTTGCAGCAGAACCAAATAACCTTTCCTTCACGGGTCTGGAGCTCTTCACTGGAGCT GGTTATTTTCAACAAACAGTACTGTACTACGGCTTTTATACCAATGCTACAATAAGTAAAATAGAGAACGGTCCACCTTACAACATGCAGCTGGCCTATATTTTCACTGTTGGAATATATTTTGTCATCTGTTTTCTTATCTTATTGTTCAG CATGGCAAAATCCTTCTGCAGGAACTTCATTAACCCTCAGACATACTCTGGAAATGCTAGCAAACTTCTCTGCACTTGGGACTTCAATATAACTAATGAAAAAGCTGTgaagctgaaacaaaagaatCTCAGCACACAAATAAAG GAAGGCCTCACTGAAGTAAACCAAGAAGttctatatttttctgtaacagagaGAGTTGAGCGTATTGTTATTCATCTTGTTTCTTGGGTTGCTTCCCTGGGAACAGCAGTAGCTGCTTGTGCTGGTGTTTACTTCCTTTCCATTAATAACTTAAAG CTGTTTGTGAAAGGGCATAAAAATGACCTAGAGGGCCAAGCTGCCATGTTGGTGCTACCTGTTGTTGCATCTCTCCTCAACGCATTCATCCCGTTCTTCTACTCGTGGCTTGGACACCTGGAGAGATTTCAGACTCCTGGATACCAGATATACATCGCTATTACCAG aaatatCATCCTGAAAATATCGATTGTTGGAATACTGTGCTACTACTGGCTTAACATTGTGGCTACATCGGAGTCACAG TGCTGGGAAACCTTGGTTGGCCAAGATATCTATCGTCTTGTTCTAGTtgactttgcattttgtttgcttggctCTTTCTTTGGAGAGTTTTTACGAAG aatTATTGGAACGACGGTCTGTGTGAGCCTGGGGCTGCCAGAATTTGATATTGGACGAAATGTTTTAGATTTGATCTATGCACAGACTTTGACCTG GATCGGTATCCTCTTCTCACCTCTGCTGCCTGGTATTCAGATGATATCATTTTCTATAGTATTTTATGTGAAAAAG GTCAGTCTGATGATGAATTGCCAACCCCCTCGCAAAGTCTGGAGAACTGCTCAAATGACAACATCCTTCATGTTCCTactgtttttcccttccttccttggAGTCCTGTCTGTCATTGGAGTCACTGTCTGGAG ATTAAAACCTTCAGAAGGATGTGGTCCTTTCCGAGGTTTGTCTTCTATGTATGCTGCAGTCTCTGAGTGgataaaaatactggaaaattacACTGCCTCCAAATGGGTAGTGTGGATCTACCATAACTTAATTACAAGtgaacttttcttcttcatcctctcTGTTATTATTCT aattattaCTTATCTTTACTGGCAAATAATAGAAGGAAGAAAGACCATGACCAAACTCTTACGTAAACAAATTATTAAT GAAgggaaagacaaaatatttttacttgaaGTACTACGGGTGCTGCAAAGGGCAAATCAAATCACATCTGTGGCAAGAGGACAAGGCCAGCAG AGCAGCTCTTCGTTccagctgcacaggcagcctgGCCAGCTGGTGCCAGGCTACCCCACGAGGGCACCTGAACGACATGAAAATGCACCCTATGGCGAG tatccCCGTGCTGCTGGGATCTTGAGGGGGACTGGCTTCCCGCTAG ATGCagagccatcccagcccagcagcaggtcaGGCATGTCTGAGGCCGTGGCACTCGCTCTGCGTGCTAGAGAAGCAGCTCAGCGGGAAGACGAAGATGGTGACAAAGATTTCTGA
- the GDE1 gene encoding glycerophosphodiester phosphodiesterase 1 isoform X2 — MHDETVERTTDGSGRLCDMTFDEIRKLNPSAKHRLRSKFQGEKVPTLREAVVESMHHNLIIYFDVKGHANQAVDALKQLYLEFPRLYNSSIVCSFMPDVVYKMRQADRNVVTALTHRPWQMSHFGDGTPRFNSSWKHYLYMMMDVVLDWSLHSFLWRLCGVSAFLIQKNFVSQDYVRHWSSKGIQVVAWTVNTFAEKSYYESILESSYITDSLVEDCDPHY; from the exons ATGCATGATGAAACAGTAGAAAGGACAACTGATGGGTCTGGAAGATTGTGTGACATGACTTTTGATGAAATTAGGAAGCTTAATCCATCTGCAAAACATAGGCTACG GAGCAAATTCCAAGGTGAAAAGGTGCCAACTCTGAGAGAAGCTGTTGTGGAGTCTATGCATCACAATCTCATTATCTACTTTGATGTCAAAGGCCATGCAAATCAG GCCGTTGACGCCCTGAAACAACTCTACCTGGAATTTCCACGTTTGTATAACAGCAGCATAGTCTGCTCTTTCATGCCAGATGTTGTTTATAAG ATGAGACAAGCTGACAGAAATGTTGTAACAGCACTAACACACAGGCCTTGGCAGATGAGCCATTTTGGAGATGGGACACCCCGTTTCAATTCCTCCTGGAAACATTACTTGTATATGATGATGGATGTCGTTCTGGATTGGAGCCTACACAGTTTCTTGTGGCGACTGTGTGGGGTTTCAGCTTTCCTCATACAGAAGAATTTTGTTTCTCA GGACTACGTGAGGCACTGGTCTTCCAAAGGAATTCAAGTGGTTGCCTGGACAGTGAacacatttgcagaaaaaagcTACTATGAAAGCATCCTTGAATCCAGCTATATCACCGACAGCTTGGTGGAAGACTGCGATCCCCATTACTAA